The following are from one region of the Methyloversatilis discipulorum genome:
- a CDS encoding laminin B domain-containing protein, producing the protein MRSHIIALLLSLGASHAAFAAPSSTFDSGNDGWTVSDTNPPFDSFGGSFTPDYDEEGQFIRYTDPSAMSFFFEAPESFLGDLSGYYGGTLHYSQTLSVQTPQWRDDPDVVLVNGAGLVLVFQHDYQPGIDWTDFTVTLAEGSWRVGGLGGSFATAAQMQSVLGDLQRLRIRGEYISGVVETTALDNVAITAVPEPASWALMLSGVALVAAVARRRFG; encoded by the coding sequence ATGCGTTCCCACATCATCGCGCTGCTGCTGTCGCTCGGCGCGTCCCACGCGGCATTCGCTGCGCCGTCGAGTACCTTCGACTCCGGCAATGACGGCTGGACGGTATCCGACACCAATCCGCCCTTCGATTCCTTCGGCGGCTCCTTCACACCCGACTACGACGAGGAAGGCCAGTTCATCCGCTACACCGATCCGTCGGCGATGAGCTTCTTCTTCGAGGCGCCGGAATCCTTCCTCGGCGACCTGTCGGGCTACTACGGCGGTACGCTGCACTACAGCCAGACCTTGTCGGTGCAGACGCCGCAGTGGCGCGATGACCCGGACGTGGTGCTGGTGAACGGCGCGGGTCTCGTGCTGGTGTTCCAGCACGACTACCAGCCGGGCATCGACTGGACCGATTTTACGGTGACGCTGGCGGAGGGTAGCTGGCGCGTGGGCGGTCTTGGCGGCAGCTTCGCCACCGCCGCACAAATGCAGTCGGTGCTCGGCGACCTGCAGCGCCTGCGCATCCGTGGCGAGTACATCTCCGGGGTGGTGGAGACGACGGCGCTCGACAACGTCGCCATCACCGCCGTGCCCGAGCCTGCATCGTGGGCGCTGATGCTGTCCGGCGTGGCGCTGGTCGCCGCTGTGGCGCGGCGACGTTTCGGCTGA
- a CDS encoding lysophospholipid acyltransferase family protein: MPFVRSLLFFVFLFVITPPFSLIAILARPLPPHVRYRLIGLWTHLTMFALRVIVGLRHRVIGSENLPKGKAVVLCKHQSAWETMALQVFLPPVAFVFKRELLRIPFFGWGLGCMPMIAIDRGAGKDALKQVEEQGARLLDLGFWVTVFPEGTRMPPGHTKRYKIGGARLAEVTGAPVVPIAHNAGDFWKRNAFLKLPGEITVSIGPAIDTQGLTAEQINGQAQAWIESEMRRLFPHHYGSNPQPAAA, encoded by the coding sequence ATGCCCTTCGTCCGCTCGCTGCTGTTCTTCGTCTTCCTCTTCGTCATCACGCCGCCGTTTTCGCTGATCGCCATCCTGGCGCGGCCGCTGCCGCCCCATGTGCGCTACCGCCTGATCGGGTTGTGGACGCATCTGACGATGTTCGCGCTGCGCGTCATCGTCGGTCTGCGCCATCGCGTCATCGGCAGCGAGAACCTGCCCAAGGGCAAGGCAGTGGTGCTGTGCAAGCACCAGTCGGCGTGGGAAACGATGGCGCTGCAGGTATTCCTGCCGCCGGTCGCCTTCGTGTTCAAGCGCGAGCTGCTGCGCATACCCTTCTTCGGCTGGGGCCTCGGTTGCATGCCGATGATTGCGATCGACCGCGGCGCCGGCAAGGACGCTCTCAAACAGGTCGAGGAGCAGGGCGCTCGCCTGCTCGACCTCGGTTTCTGGGTGACCGTTTTTCCCGAGGGCACGCGCATGCCACCCGGGCACACGAAGCGCTACAAGATAGGCGGTGCGCGGCTGGCCGAGGTGACCGGTGCGCCGGTGGTGCCGATCGCGCACAACGCCGGCGACTTCTGGAAGCGCAATGCCTTCCTCAAGCTGCCGGGCGAAATCACGGTGAGCATCGGACCGGCGATCGACACGCAGGGCTTGACGGCGGAACAGATCAACGGGCAGGCTCAAGCCTGGATCGAAAGTGAAATGCGCAGACTGTTCCCGCATCACTATGGCTCAAACCCACAGCCCGCAGCAGCTTGA
- the gmhB gene encoding D-glycero-beta-D-manno-heptose 1,7-bisphosphate 7-phosphatase — protein MKLIILDRDGVINYDSDQFIKSPQEWRPIEGSMEAIALLNQWGWRVVVATNQSGVGRGLFDMDTLAAIHDKMHRTVAQAGGRIDAIFFCPHAADSKCACRKPKPGMLLEIAERFNVDLNDVPVVGDSLRDLQSAVAAGAQPVLVRTGKGGKTEADPELPPGTPVHDNLAAYVRALTVNTD, from the coding sequence GTGAAGCTCATCATTCTCGACCGTGACGGTGTCATCAACTACGACTCCGATCAATTCATCAAGTCGCCGCAGGAATGGCGACCGATCGAAGGGTCGATGGAGGCGATCGCGCTGCTGAACCAGTGGGGCTGGCGCGTGGTGGTGGCGACCAACCAGTCGGGTGTGGGCCGCGGTCTGTTCGACATGGATACGCTGGCCGCCATCCATGACAAGATGCACCGCACGGTGGCACAGGCCGGCGGCCGCATCGACGCCATCTTCTTCTGTCCGCACGCGGCCGATTCCAAGTGCGCCTGTCGCAAGCCGAAGCCAGGCATGCTGCTGGAGATCGCCGAGCGCTTCAATGTTGACCTGAACGACGTGCCGGTGGTCGGCGACAGCCTGCGCGACCTGCAGTCGGCCGTCGCCGCCGGTGCGCAGCCGGTGCTGGTACGCACCGGCAAGGGCGGGAAGACCGAAGCCGATCCCGAGCTGCCGCCTGGCACGCCGGTTCATGACAACCTCGCCGCCTATGTGCGTGCACTCACGGTGAATACCGACTGA
- a CDS encoding HD domain-containing phosphohydrolase, with product MNVVVVDDAQVNLVLMSALLGKLPDVESTCFLSPSEALEHCMREDPDLVIVDYMMPDMDGIEFIRRFRSNLARTQTPLLMVTADHEREVRYRALESGANDFLTKPVDRVEFTSRVRNMLSLRRSQVVLANHARVLAEEVRRATAEIFERERETLNKLARAAEFRDPETGAHILRMAHFSALIAREMGLDADMEEALLIAAPMHDVGKLGTPDHILLKPGRLDPDEFEIMKQHATIGHEILKDSASPYMQLAATIALSHHEKFDGSGYPKGLAGDAIPLVGRIVAVADVFDALTSSRPYKQAWAVERAGDFLADGRGRHFDPACVDAMLGRWDEVQNIRARFRDED from the coding sequence ATGAATGTAGTGGTCGTGGATGACGCGCAGGTGAATCTGGTTCTGATGTCTGCGCTGCTGGGCAAGCTGCCGGACGTGGAATCGACCTGTTTCCTGTCACCGTCCGAGGCGCTGGAACACTGCATGCGCGAGGACCCGGATCTGGTCATCGTCGACTACATGATGCCGGACATGGATGGCATCGAATTCATCCGGCGCTTCCGCTCCAATCTGGCGCGCACCCAGACACCGCTGCTGATGGTCACCGCCGACCACGAGCGCGAAGTGCGCTACCGCGCGCTGGAATCCGGCGCCAACGATTTCCTGACCAAGCCGGTGGATCGTGTCGAGTTCACCTCGCGCGTCCGCAACATGCTGTCGCTGAGGCGCAGCCAGGTCGTGCTGGCCAACCACGCCCGCGTACTGGCCGAAGAGGTCCGCCGTGCTACCGCCGAAATTTTCGAACGCGAGCGCGAAACGCTGAACAAGCTGGCGCGCGCCGCCGAATTCCGCGACCCCGAAACCGGCGCGCACATCCTGCGCATGGCTCACTTCTCGGCGCTGATCGCACGCGAAATGGGTCTCGACGCCGACATGGAGGAGGCCCTGCTGATCGCTGCACCGATGCACGACGTCGGCAAGCTGGGCACGCCGGATCACATCCTGCTCAAGCCGGGCCGCCTCGACCCGGACGAGTTCGAAATCATGAAGCAGCACGCCACCATCGGCCACGAAATCCTGAAGGACTCCGCCTCGCCCTACATGCAGTTGGCGGCGACGATTGCGCTCAGTCACCACGAGAAATTCGACGGCAGCGGCTACCCGAAGGGCCTTGCCGGTGATGCCATACCGCTGGTCGGGCGCATCGTCGCGGTGGCCGATGTGTTCGACGCGCTGACCTCGTCGCGCCCCTACAAGCAGGCGTGGGCGGTCGAACGCGCGGGCGACTTCCTTGCCGATGGCAGGGGGCGACATTTCGATCCGGCCTGCGTCGATGCCATGCTCGGGCGCTGGGACGAAGTGCAGAACATTCGTGCGCGCTTCCGGGACGAAGACTGA
- the gloA gene encoding lactoylglutathione lyase — MRILHTMLRVGNLDRSIDFYTSVLGMRVLRRKDYPDGKFTLAFVGYQDEADGAVLELTHNWDTDKYDLGNAYGHIALEVDDAYAACEQVKARGGKVVREAGPMKHGSTVIAFVEDPDGYKIEFIQRGSQSAG, encoded by the coding sequence ATGCGCATCCTTCACACCATGCTGCGCGTCGGCAATCTCGACCGCTCCATCGATTTCTACACCAGTGTCCTCGGCATGCGCGTGCTGCGCCGCAAGGACTATCCGGACGGCAAGTTCACGCTGGCCTTCGTCGGCTACCAGGACGAAGCCGACGGCGCGGTGCTCGAACTGACCCACAACTGGGATACCGACAAGTACGACCTCGGCAACGCCTACGGCCACATCGCGCTCGAGGTCGACGACGCCTACGCCGCCTGTGAGCAGGTGAAGGCGCGCGGCGGCAAGGTGGTGCGCGAGGCCGGCCCGATGAAGCACGGCTCGACCGTGATCGCCTTCGTCGAGGACCCGGACGGCTACAAGATCGAGTTCATCCAGCGCGGTTCGCAGTCCGCAGGCTGA
- a CDS encoding ATP-binding protein encodes MNPSAFGPHRLLLRITALFALAFGVGAAGNALYTASEQTHETLRLLERGALAETHTIAASLAADIEYDRDALVALRPRLPDTAVLLAAALVTPNGEVLSALRRAGDGAWRTADTRPTDAPPPGLIARARAAAEDDAGRRIVVSWVPLVAGGQTVWLRTETDTPEAREVHAHILRDSLLHGLFAMLLGAGALYLLLRRPLAALNQCTDFAEKLDQAMGETLPTATGSHETDRLTRALNWASLSLYDQRSALAESEARTGAILGAALDAVITFDGFGNVIEYNPAAERMLGWTAAEAMQHPVIELLVAPSEREPGQHDLLQWLSRHFDSVIGHHMELDIRHRSGRRFPAQLAITSTHMKGRALFTAFISDISERRAVHEQMMQARDAAEAASRAKSDFLANMSHEIRTPMNAIMGMTELALDTDLTGEQREYLTLVKQSSDTLLTLIDDILDFSKIEAGHLDFEHIPFSLREVIGSIVRTLAPKPGRPVQLGCRIDPSVTDGVVGDPVRLRQVLTNLIGNALKFTERGSVDLSVTLDRQDEGVQGLRFAVRDTGIGIPADKQALIFDAFSQADSSTTRRFGGTGLGLAICTRLVKRMGGRLEVISAPGEGSTFHFTVPFASARAGELASQETGSLERMPLLVIEPDPSSRTHLAAQLAQWQMAARLCADLDEGIGAIVSAESEAQCFRALLVAEDLAARDGWALVHALKGQCAAELPIILLHDGAAPGASALPAGISGSVARPAQTAALLDALMAATGTGTTGQRRSIPVTEGGEGRRLNILLAEDNPVNQTLAVRLLERLGHQVDVAANGLEAVAKAACIRYDVILMDLQMPQMGGFDATRHIRAQDGERHTPIVAMTAHAMAGDREKCFAAGMDAYVSKPIQVPALIRALEEALQKPASAPAERPEECIGKADGTHAAQFDRAFTLGNLGGDEVLMRDIIVLFLRDYRTMLGALREARSVSRDALAAEAHTLKGTVRNFGGTRAAGIAGRLERGGAAAPDDAGTDLLIDQLETEVEALAAELRAELQAARVAA; translated from the coding sequence ATGAATCCATCAGCCTTCGGGCCGCACCGCCTGCTGCTGCGCATCACCGCATTGTTTGCGCTCGCCTTCGGCGTCGGCGCGGCGGGTAATGCGCTGTACACGGCGAGCGAACAGACGCACGAAACACTGCGCCTGCTTGAACGCGGCGCGCTGGCCGAGACGCACACCATCGCCGCCAGCCTGGCGGCCGACATCGAATACGACCGCGACGCCCTGGTCGCGCTGCGGCCGCGGCTGCCCGACACGGCCGTGCTGCTGGCGGCGGCGCTGGTCACGCCGAACGGCGAAGTCCTGTCGGCACTCCGACGCGCCGGCGATGGCGCCTGGCGCACGGCCGACACCCGCCCGACCGACGCACCGCCACCGGGCCTGATCGCGCGTGCGCGCGCTGCGGCAGAGGACGATGCGGGGCGGCGGATCGTCGTCAGCTGGGTGCCACTGGTGGCCGGCGGACAGACCGTATGGCTGCGCACCGAGACCGATACACCGGAAGCGCGCGAAGTGCATGCGCACATTCTGCGTGACAGCCTGCTGCACGGGCTGTTCGCAATGCTGCTCGGCGCTGGCGCGCTCTACCTGCTGCTGCGCCGGCCGCTGGCCGCGCTGAACCAGTGCACCGACTTCGCCGAAAAGCTGGACCAGGCGATGGGCGAAACCCTGCCAACCGCGACCGGCTCGCATGAAACCGATCGGCTGACACGGGCGCTGAACTGGGCGTCGCTGAGCCTGTACGACCAGCGCAGCGCACTGGCCGAAAGCGAAGCACGCACCGGTGCGATTCTCGGTGCGGCGCTGGACGCAGTGATCACCTTCGACGGCTTCGGCAACGTGATCGAATACAACCCGGCTGCGGAACGCATGCTGGGCTGGACGGCTGCCGAGGCGATGCAGCACCCGGTGATCGAGCTGCTGGTGGCCCCCTCCGAACGCGAGCCGGGTCAGCACGACCTGCTGCAGTGGCTGAGCCGCCACTTCGATTCCGTCATCGGACATCACATGGAGCTGGACATCCGCCACCGCAGCGGTCGCCGCTTCCCCGCCCAACTGGCCATCACCTCGACGCACATGAAGGGGCGTGCGCTGTTCACCGCCTTCATTTCCGACATCAGCGAGCGACGCGCGGTGCACGAGCAGATGATGCAGGCGCGTGACGCCGCCGAGGCAGCAAGCCGCGCCAAGAGCGACTTCCTGGCCAATATGAGCCACGAAATCCGCACGCCGATGAACGCCATCATGGGCATGACCGAACTGGCGCTCGACACCGACCTGACCGGCGAACAGCGTGAGTACCTGACACTGGTGAAGCAGTCGTCGGACACACTGCTGACGCTGATCGACGACATCCTCGACTTCTCGAAGATCGAAGCCGGGCACCTGGACTTCGAACACATTCCGTTCAGCCTGCGCGAGGTGATCGGCAGCATCGTGCGCACGCTGGCGCCCAAGCCGGGACGTCCGGTCCAGCTCGGCTGCCGCATCGATCCGTCGGTGACCGACGGCGTCGTCGGCGATCCGGTCAGGCTGCGTCAGGTGCTGACCAATCTGATCGGCAACGCATTGAAGTTCACCGAGCGCGGCAGCGTCGACCTGTCGGTCACGCTCGACCGCCAGGACGAAGGCGTGCAGGGCCTGCGCTTCGCGGTGCGCGACACCGGCATCGGCATTCCGGCGGACAAGCAGGCGCTCATCTTCGACGCCTTCTCGCAGGCGGACAGTTCGACCACCCGCCGCTTCGGCGGTACCGGCCTCGGCCTTGCCATCTGCACGCGGCTGGTCAAGCGCATGGGCGGCAGGCTGGAAGTGATCAGCGCACCAGGCGAGGGATCGACCTTTCATTTCACCGTCCCGTTCGCCAGCGCACGCGCCGGCGAACTGGCATCGCAGGAAACCGGCTCGCTGGAGCGCATGCCTCTGCTGGTGATCGAGCCCGACCCGTCATCGCGTACGCATCTCGCCGCCCAGCTGGCGCAGTGGCAGATGGCGGCGCGGCTGTGCGCCGATCTCGACGAAGGCATCGGTGCCATCGTGTCGGCAGAAAGCGAGGCTCAGTGCTTCCGCGCACTGCTGGTAGCGGAGGACCTCGCCGCACGCGACGGCTGGGCGCTGGTGCATGCGCTGAAGGGACAGTGCGCCGCCGAACTGCCCATCATCCTGTTGCACGACGGTGCCGCACCGGGCGCCAGCGCCCTGCCCGCCGGCATCAGCGGCAGCGTCGCCCGGCCCGCGCAGACTGCAGCCCTGCTCGACGCGCTGATGGCCGCGACGGGCACCGGCACGACCGGCCAGCGGCGCAGCATTCCGGTGACCGAGGGCGGAGAAGGACGCCGTCTCAACATCCTGCTGGCCGAAGACAATCCGGTGAACCAGACGCTGGCGGTACGCCTGCTGGAGCGCCTGGGCCACCAAGTCGACGTGGCGGCGAACGGCCTCGAAGCCGTCGCGAAGGCAGCCTGCATCCGCTACGACGTCATCCTGATGGACCTGCAGATGCCGCAGATGGGCGGCTTCGACGCCACGCGTCACATCCGCGCACAGGACGGCGAGCGCCACACGCCCATCGTGGCGATGACAGCGCACGCAATGGCTGGCGACCGTGAGAAGTGCTTTGCCGCCGGCATGGACGCCTACGTGTCGAAACCGATACAGGTTCCGGCACTGATACGCGCACTGGAAGAGGCATTGCAGAAGCCGGCGTCGGCGCCGGCCGAACGCCCCGAGGAGTGCATCGGCAAGGCGGACGGCACGCACGCCGCGCAGTTCGACCGCGCGTTCACGCTCGGCAATCTGGGCGGCGACGAAGTGCTGATGCGCGACATCATCGTGCTCTTCCTGCGCGACTACCGGACCATGCTGGGTGCGTTGCGCGAGGCACGGTCGGTGTCGCGCGATGCGCTTGCGGCCGAGGCGCACACGCTCAAGGGTACGGTGCGCAATTTCGGCGGCACCCGAGCCGCCGGCATCGCCGGGCGGCTTGAACGCGGTGGCGCCGCTGCGCCGGACGACGCCGGCACCGACCTGCTGATCGACCAGCTGGAAACCGAGGTGGAGGCCCTGGCCGCCGAACTGCGGGCGGAACTGCAGGCCGCCCGCGTAGCAGCCTGA
- the glyS gene encoding glycine--tRNA ligase subunit beta: MQATLLVELLTEELPPKALSRLGEVFADAVFKALVERKLVAADARMDRYASPRRLALTVQGVTDRAPDAVVDEKLMPVAVALDADGKPTPALLKKLQSKNIPAEALPQFTRRMDGKSETLFYAMTVPGAALDEVLAGIVLEALKKLPIPKLMRWADCDYQFVRPVHGLVLLHGDRVVPGQAFGHASGRSTRGHRFMGEGEVTLANADEYARALYERGAVMASFEARRALIVQRLAHVCADIGNGVHHVDDAALIDEVTALVENPNVYVAQFEPDFLAVPQECLILTMKANQKYFPLLDASGKLLNRFLVVSNMQVADPHNIVSGNERVVRARLSDARFFFEQDKKTPLAARIPKMEAVVYHNRLGSQFDRVMRIQRLATDIGGRLGADVMQAARAGLLAKADLMTDMVGEFPELQGVMGRYYAQHDGEAEVVAQAVEQHYRPRFAGDALPDGAVACAVSLADKIDALAGFFGIGQIPTGDKDPFALRRAALGVLRILMETPLPLDLAELIAAARGGFRAGQVGEGDAANFEAQLLDFMFERLRNLLREAGHDARAIDAVLALRPTRVDLVPAKLAAVVAFSALPEAQSLAAANKRIVNILKKADGVAVGVDAALFAEAAERDLHAALTAVQPALRADLDAGRYAEALTALAQLRAPVDRFFDDVMVNADDLKVRANRLALLGELAAAMNAVADISRLELKD, encoded by the coding sequence ATGCAAGCCACATTGCTGGTCGAACTGCTGACCGAAGAATTGCCGCCCAAGGCGCTGTCGCGCCTGGGCGAGGTGTTTGCCGACGCGGTGTTCAAGGCGCTGGTCGAGCGCAAGCTGGTCGCTGCCGACGCGCGCATGGACCGCTACGCCAGCCCGCGCCGTCTCGCGCTGACCGTGCAGGGCGTGACCGACCGCGCGCCCGATGCGGTGGTCGATGAAAAGCTGATGCCGGTCGCCGTCGCGCTTGATGCCGATGGCAAGCCGACACCGGCGCTGCTGAAGAAGCTGCAGTCCAAGAACATTCCGGCCGAGGCGCTGCCGCAGTTCACCCGTCGCATGGACGGCAAGAGCGAAACGCTGTTCTACGCGATGACGGTGCCGGGCGCCGCGCTTGACGAGGTGCTGGCCGGCATCGTGCTCGAAGCGCTGAAGAAGCTGCCGATTCCGAAGCTGATGCGCTGGGCCGACTGCGACTACCAGTTCGTGCGCCCGGTGCACGGTCTGGTGCTGCTGCACGGCGACCGCGTCGTGCCGGGCCAGGCCTTCGGCCACGCCTCGGGTCGCAGCACGCGCGGCCACCGCTTCATGGGCGAGGGCGAAGTGACACTGGCGAACGCCGACGAATACGCGCGTGCGCTGTACGAGCGCGGCGCGGTGATGGCGTCCTTCGAGGCACGCCGCGCGCTCATCGTGCAGCGGCTGGCGCACGTCTGCGCCGACATCGGCAACGGCGTGCACCACGTCGATGACGCGGCGCTGATCGACGAAGTGACGGCGCTGGTCGAGAACCCGAATGTCTATGTCGCGCAGTTCGAACCGGACTTCCTCGCCGTGCCGCAGGAATGCCTCATCCTGACGATGAAGGCCAACCAGAAGTATTTCCCGCTGCTCGATGCCAGCGGCAAGTTGCTGAACCGCTTCCTGGTGGTGTCCAACATGCAGGTGGCCGATCCGCACAACATCGTGTCCGGCAACGAGCGCGTGGTTCGCGCCCGCCTGTCGGACGCGCGCTTCTTCTTCGAGCAGGACAAGAAGACGCCGTTGGCCGCGCGCATTCCGAAGATGGAGGCGGTGGTCTATCACAACCGCCTGGGCAGCCAGTTCGACCGCGTCATGCGCATCCAGCGTCTGGCCACCGACATCGGCGGTCGCCTCGGCGCCGACGTGATGCAGGCGGCGCGCGCCGGCCTGCTGGCCAAGGCCGACCTGATGACCGACATGGTGGGCGAGTTCCCCGAGCTGCAGGGCGTGATGGGGCGTTACTACGCACAGCACGACGGCGAAGCCGAGGTCGTTGCGCAGGCGGTCGAGCAGCACTACCGCCCGCGCTTCGCCGGCGACGCGCTGCCGGATGGCGCCGTCGCGTGTGCGGTGTCGCTGGCCGACAAGATCGACGCGCTGGCCGGCTTCTTCGGCATCGGGCAGATCCCGACCGGCGACAAGGACCCGTTCGCGCTGCGCCGCGCCGCGCTCGGCGTGCTGCGTATCCTGATGGAAACGCCGCTGCCGCTCGATCTGGCCGAACTGATTGCCGCCGCGCGCGGCGGTTTCCGCGCGGGCCAGGTGGGCGAGGGCGACGCGGCGAACTTCGAGGCGCAACTGCTGGACTTCATGTTCGAGCGCCTGCGCAACTTGCTGCGCGAAGCCGGTCACGATGCGCGTGCGATCGACGCCGTGCTGGCGCTGCGACCGACGCGCGTCGACCTGGTGCCGGCCAAGCTGGCAGCCGTGGTTGCCTTCTCGGCGCTGCCGGAGGCGCAGTCGCTGGCCGCTGCCAACAAGCGCATCGTGAACATCCTGAAGAAGGCGGACGGCGTGGCGGTCGGTGTCGACGCGGCCCTGTTCGCCGAAGCCGCCGAGCGCGATCTGCACGCCGCGCTGACGGCGGTGCAGCCGGCGCTGCGTGCCGATCTCGACGCGGGCCGCTACGCCGAAGCACTGACCGCACTGGCGCAGCTGCGCGCGCCGGTCGACCGCTTCTTCGACGACGTGATGGTCAATGCCGACGACCTCAAGGTGCGCGCCAACCGCCTCGCACTGCTGGGCGAACTGGCGGCAGCGATGAATGCAGTGGCCGACATTTCCCGCCTTGAGCTGAAGGACTGA
- a CDS encoding M48 family metallopeptidase, producing MAQTHSPQQLELALDTPDNAPPQPRGRHIVLGQQIIEYALRRSRRNSIGFSIGESGLRVTAPHWVTLPQIEEALREKQRWIFTKLGEVRARRAPVRTDWRDGARLPWLGTHVMLRLGDTCARPLIDNEVLRLPLPADADHDRVRDAVCGFLQQEALALFTRRATELGARIGVAPERVVLSSANTLWGSCTAQGVIRLNWRLIHFSPALIDYVIAHELAHLKELNHSRAFWDTVAAILPGFEAARRELRAHHPGRIVAP from the coding sequence ATGGCTCAAACCCACAGCCCGCAGCAGCTTGAATTGGCGCTCGATACGCCGGACAACGCGCCGCCGCAGCCGCGCGGTCGCCACATCGTGCTCGGTCAGCAGATCATCGAGTACGCACTGCGTCGCAGCCGCCGCAACTCGATCGGCTTTTCCATCGGTGAATCCGGCCTGCGCGTGACCGCGCCGCACTGGGTGACCCTGCCGCAGATCGAAGAAGCGCTGCGCGAAAAGCAACGCTGGATATTCACCAAGCTGGGCGAAGTGCGTGCCCGTCGTGCCCCGGTGCGCACCGACTGGCGCGACGGCGCCCGGCTGCCCTGGCTGGGTACGCACGTCATGCTGCGCCTCGGTGACACCTGCGCGCGACCGTTGATCGACAACGAGGTGCTGCGCCTGCCACTGCCGGCCGACGCCGACCACGACCGCGTGCGCGACGCGGTGTGCGGCTTCCTGCAGCAGGAGGCGCTGGCGCTGTTCACCCGCCGCGCGACCGAGCTCGGCGCGCGCATCGGTGTGGCGCCCGAACGGGTGGTGCTCAGTTCGGCCAATACGCTGTGGGGCTCGTGCACCGCACAGGGCGTGATCCGGCTGAACTGGCGACTGATACATTTCTCGCCGGCGCTGATCGATTACGTGATTGCGCACGAACTTGCTCACCTGAAGGAACTGAATCACTCGCGCGCGTTCTGGGATACCGTGGCCGCCATCCTGCCCGGTTTCGAGGCGGCGCGGCGCGAGCTGCGCGCGCACCACCCGGGGCGCATCGTCGCCCCCTAG
- a CDS encoding TAXI family TRAP transporter solute-binding subunit translates to MNAPTPYTLRASALRNWLRQLSFRDMFALGLPALLIIAAGFWFAARYIKPAPPDQTTISCGAQGSAYESFCARYKPLIEPFGVGVKLLESAGSIENLKRLNDPEQTVDFAFVQGGSAEDHPPGLLSLGAAYYEPVWVFYRGRPGLERLDQLKGLRIGVGPEGSGTRHLALQMLAAHGMADDKRRLLPLSGIVGVTALRDRRIDALVVVGAVHSASVWALLYSDGVSLMSMTQASAYSRRFPHLTMLTLPRGAIDFVRDIPPKDVSLVATQAYMVAREDTHPALIDLMLGAMKPAHAEASVFQRPGEFPKADGGDFELHPRAKRFYEVGPPFLQRYLPFSIANLFDRMLVLLVPLLALAVPLFKILPQLYVWRVRSKLYRWYGELKDVERQAMLPDQTRSRAEWLDDIDRIEAAVARIHVPLAHSDYHYQLRAHIHMVRRRLQGIPDGAAHENAQGAGTETAPS, encoded by the coding sequence ATGAATGCTCCGACGCCCTACACGCTTCGCGCTTCCGCGCTGCGCAACTGGCTGCGCCAGCTGTCCTTCCGCGACATGTTCGCGCTCGGCCTGCCAGCCCTGCTCATCATCGCCGCCGGTTTCTGGTTCGCCGCCCGCTACATCAAGCCGGCGCCGCCTGACCAGACGACGATTTCCTGCGGTGCCCAGGGGTCTGCCTACGAATCCTTCTGCGCGCGCTACAAGCCGCTGATCGAGCCCTTCGGCGTCGGCGTGAAGCTGCTCGAAAGCGCCGGTTCGATCGAGAATCTGAAGCGCCTGAACGACCCGGAACAGACCGTCGATTTCGCTTTCGTCCAGGGCGGCAGCGCGGAAGATCACCCGCCCGGCCTGCTGTCGCTCGGGGCCGCCTATTACGAACCGGTGTGGGTGTTCTACCGTGGCCGGCCCGGGCTGGAGCGGCTGGACCAGCTGAAGGGCCTGCGCATCGGCGTCGGGCCGGAGGGCAGTGGCACCCGCCATCTTGCGCTGCAGATGCTGGCGGCGCACGGCATGGCGGACGACAAGCGGCGCTTGCTGCCGCTGAGCGGAATCGTTGGCGTCACCGCGCTGCGCGACCGCCGCATCGACGCGCTGGTGGTGGTCGGCGCGGTGCATTCGGCCAGCGTCTGGGCCTTGCTCTATTCGGACGGCGTGTCGCTGATGAGCATGACGCAGGCGTCCGCATACTCGCGCCGCTTCCCGCATCTGACCATGCTGACGCTGCCGCGCGGCGCCATCGATTTCGTGCGCGACATTCCGCCGAAGGACGTGTCGCTGGTGGCGACACAGGCCTATATGGTGGCGCGCGAAGACACGCACCCGGCGCTGATCGACCTGATGCTGGGCGCGATGAAGCCGGCGCATGCCGAGGCCAGCGTGTTCCAGCGGCCGGGCGAGTTCCCGAAGGCGGATGGCGGCGACTTCGAACTGCACCCGCGCGCCAAGCGCTTCTACGAGGTCGGCCCGCCTTTCCTGCAGCGCTACCTGCCGTTCTCGATCGCCAATCTGTTCGACCGCATGCTGGTGCTGCTGGTGCCGCTGCTGGCCCTGGCGGTCCCGCTGTTCAAGATCCTGCCGCAGCTCTACGTCTGGCGCGTGCGCAGCAAGCTGTACCGCTGGTACGGCGAACTGAAGGACGTCGAACGTCAGGCCATGCTGCCGGATCAGACACGCAGCCGGGCCGAGTGGCTGGACGACATCGACCGCATCGAGGCGGCGGTCGCGCGCATCCACGTGCCGCTGGCGCATTCCGATTACCACTACCAGTTGCGTGCCCACATCCACATGGTGAGGCGGCGTCTGCAGGGCATACCGGACGGTGCGGCGCACGAAAATGCGCAGGGCGCAGGAACCGAAACGGCGCCGTCCTGA